Below is a genomic region from Anoxybacillus flavithermus.
CCAGATACAAAAATTATTAAAATGAATCCGAAAACGAATACGATGGACCGTGCAAGTGCCCCGGCGATTTTAAACCCGTACGATGCTCATGCGGTTGAAGAAGCTGTACGGTTGAAAAAGAAATACGGTGGTACTGTATCGGTTTTAACGATGGGTCCTCCACCAGCAGTAAAAGCGATCAAAAAATGTATAGAGCTTGGAGCAGATGAAGGATATATGATTTCAGACCGAGCATTTGCCGGAGCTGACACGCTTGCGACAAGTTATGCACTTACAAAAGCGCTTGAAAAAATCGCTAAACAGCGCCCGATTGACCTTATCATTTGTGGAAAAATGACGATTGACGGGGATACGGGGCAAGTCGGACCAGGTATTGCACGACGTTTAAACATTCCTCCTCTCACTGGTGTAAACAAAGTTGTTGAAGTAAATAAAGAAAAAGGGTATGCGATCGTTCATCGAAAATTAGAAGATGGATATGAAGTAGTGAAATCGCAATTGCCTTGCTTGTTCACCGTTGAGAAAGACATCAATGACATCTCCTTTGCACCTTTGCCAAACATGATTAAAGCCGCACGATACCAGCCAACCATTTGGACAGCAGACGACCTAGAAAATGTAGACCGCAAACAGCTAGGACTAAAAGGATCTCCAACGATTGTATCAAAAGTATGGGCGCCACCCAAGCCAGAAGGTGGAAAAATACTGACAGGAACAAAAGAACAACAAGTGGACGAACTTTTATCTATTTTGCTTGAGCAAAAAGAGCTTTTTTCATAGGGGGAGTAGCCATGAATTTCGATGATTATCGGGGGATATGGATATATGTTGAAGTGAGAGACGGGCAAGTCGCCCCTGTGTCGTTAGAATTATTGGGGGCAGGGCGTGCACTTGCGGATAAACGAAAAACCGAACTTGCAGGCGTTTTAATTGGTCGTGGTGTAAAAACAGTTGCACCAACGCTTTTTCAATATGGTGCCGATGTTGTATATGTATATGACGATCCGATTTTTGAACATTACCGAACAGAGCCATATATGCGCGCCTTATTAGATTGCTGTCATAAACATAAACCTGAAGTTATTTTATATGGAGCAACACCGTCTGGAAAAGACTTAGCAAGTGCCATCGCCACCGATTTACCGACAGGCTTAACGGCCGATACGACGATCCTCGACATTGAAGAAGACACCGGGTTATTATTGGCGAGCCGTCCTGCGTTTGGTGGAAATATTATGGCGACGATTTTATGTAAAAAATATCGTCCGCAAATGGCCACCGTTCGTCCAAAAGTGATGAAAGCGCTACCGCCAGATCCGTCGCGAACAGGTCGCGTGGTCGAGGAGCATATTGAATTACACGAAGAAGAAATGCGAACGAAAGTATTAGAGATTGTAAGAGAGACGAAAAAAGCGCGAATTGACGAGGCCGATATCATCGTTGCAGGCGGAAAAGGGATGGGGAGCAAAGAAGGATTTCAACTCATTCATCAACTAGCCGAAGTGCTTGGCGGTGCGGTTGGGGCGAGCCGTGACGTTGTGGAGGCAGGGTGGATTGACCATCATCACCAAGTCGGGCAAACGGGTGTGACGGTGACGCCAAAAATTTATTTTGCGATTGGCATTTCTGGCGCGATCCAGCACGTTGTGGGCATGCAAAACTCTGAACTTATTATTGCGATTAATAAAGACCCGAATGCCCCGATTTTTCAATCATGCCATTACGGCATTGTCGGCGATGCGTTTGAAATTGTGCCGCTATTGATTGAACGGTTCAAAGAAGAAATTCCTAAAATAAAGGCGGCAGCTGGAGAGAAGGAGGGGATTGCTAATGCCTGAAAAATTTGACTGTATCGTCGTTGGCGCGGGGCCGGCAGGAACGGCCTGTGCGTATGAACTAGCAAAAGCAGGAGTAAACGTACTATTGCTCGAGCGTGGCGAATACCCAGGCGCGAAAAACGTCATGGGCGGTGTGTTGTACCGCAAAATGATGGAAGATATCATTCCAGAGTTTTATAAAGAAGCACCGATCGAACGTCCAATTGTCGAGCAGCGGTTTATGATGATGGATAAAGAATCGGCTGTCACGTTCAGCTATAAAGGGTTAGAGTGGGGACGTGAGCCGTACAACAACTTTACCGTATTGCGGGCAAAATTTGACCAATGGTTTGCGGAAAAAGCGGTCGAACAAGGAGCGCTACTCGTTTGTGAAACGGTCGCGGTTGAATGTATTGTCGAAAACGGCCGTGTGGTCGGCGTTCGTACAGACCGTCCAGATGGCGACATTTATGCCGATGTCGTCGTATTGGCTGATGGCGTCAACTCCCTTTTAGCAAAACAGCTCGGCTTCCATCGTGAATGGCGACCGGATGAAGTCGCTTTAGCAACGATGGAAATTTTAAAACTCGATAAAAACATCATTGAAGATCGGTTCAATCTCGAGCCCAACCAAGGCTGTACGATCGAAATTTTTGGCGATGCAACGAAAGGTATTTTAGGAACCGGATTTTTATATACGAATAAAGATACGCTTAGCATCGGCGTCGGTACGCTATTATCAGGGCTGATTAAGCATAAAATGAAACCGTACGACTTGCTGGAATATGTGAAAAACCACCCGATGATTCGCCCATACATTCAAGGAAGCGAACCAGTCGAATATTTGGCGCACTTAATTCCAGAAGGCGGCTATCATTCGATTCCAAAAGTCGTGGGCAACGGGGTGCTCGTCGTCGGCGATGCTGCACAGCTTGTCAATGCGATCCATCGCGAAGGTTCAAATATGGCGATGACGTCTGGCCGACTAGCAGCAGAAACAATCATCATGGCGAAAGAACAAAACGATTTTTCGGAAAGCATGCTTGACCAGTATCGGATGAAACTGATGGAAAGCTTTATCGGGCAAGATTTGAAAAAATATAAAGATGCGACGCATCATTTTGAGCGATTCCCGCAATATTTTGAGCAATATATCCCAATGATGAACCGCGCCGCAAGCCAAATGTTTACCGTCGACGGTGCATCGAAATGGGAGAAACAGCAAAAAATTTGGCGTGACCTCGGCTCGGCGAAACAGAAGTTTAAGCTGGCGCGCGATATGATGAAAGCATGGAAGGTGATGAAATGATGAAGGCGCAAACGATTGAAGAAAAACAATATTTAGTCCGCTTTAATGCGGATACGAAATCGCATCTTCACGTGCTTGACCCGAATATTTGCTTAACGAAATGCCCCGATAAAATTTGTACAATTTTTTGCCCAGCGTCTGTCTATAAATGGGAAGATATTCGCATGCATGTTGGGTATGAAGGCTGTCATGAGTGCGGCAGCTGTCGCATTGGCTGTCCGCATGAAAACATTCGCTGGGAATATCCACGCGGCGGCTACGGAATCGTCTTCCGTTTAGGGTGATCGCCATGTTTCACATCGGAGATTGCGTCGTCTATACGGATGGAACGAGAGGAATTGTGTTAGAAGTGACTGCCGATCGTTGCCACGTCTTATGGGAAGACTACTTCGTCAGCTGGGAGAAAAAAGAGCTGTTAACCGTTGATGAGCAATTAACAAAAAAGCAAATGATTCGTGTTTCTTCTCATGTGAGCCACCCTTTATCGTAGGGTGGTTTTTTGTTTCTTTATATACAATTTATTCTAAAAAAGGGGTTGACATATACATTTTTTTTATGATTATTTTGTAAATGGATGTACATGGCTGTGATAAGGAAACAAATGAACGGCTGCAGGATCGGCTTCGATTATTGCTGCAAATATGATTAGTGTTTCAAATTCTGCTCATGCAGATATTCAACGCGCATACGAGCTTGCAACTGTAATTAAAAGTCAATAATTGTGAGAATAAGGTGGTTTATTTTGTATGATATTTCAACTTCTATACTCGCTTGTTATTACGTTTTTGTTGTATGCGCTTATTGAACGAAAAGGAAAACCGCGAGAAAAGATACTATTTTACACATGCATTTTCATTCTTCTTTTTCTTTTATCCAGATGATAAAGGAAGTGAATGATGAAAGTATTTTTTAAAAGTCCCTATCGATTGTGCTGTTTTTTGTGTCGCTTTCGCTATTAAGTTCATGGTCTTTTGTACTGGCTGTTTTTCCGTTTTCGTTGTTGCTCATTTTGCTTGTTTGTGCGGTGACAGAAGCTGTTCTTTTGTTCTTCTACAGGAAATTTCATCCAGCATTCGCTTTTATCGTCGCAACGCTTGTATCGATGCCATTTTACCCGTCGGTTGCTTTTGTCTTGATGTTGGAGCAGTTAGATACGATATCGGAAGAAGATTATTTGCGAAAGGTTAGCTTCATCATTTCCACCATCCCATGTGGGGTGGTTTTTTGTTATACTTGTTGCATCGATACATAGAAAGGACAACGAAGATGGAACGAAAGCATTTGTTATTAATTGATGGAATGGCATTATTGTTTCGGGCGTTTTATGCGACAGCGCCGAGATGGATGATGAATAGCCGTGGGATGCCGACGAATGCGGTATATGGGGTAGTGAAACAAATCGAAGCGGCGACAAATGTACTTCAACCAACGCATGTCGTTTGTTGTTGGGATATGGGGAGTACGACGTTTCGCACCGAATGGTTTCCGGACTATAAGGCAAATCGTGGCGAGCCGCCGCATGAATTAATTCCGCAGTTTGATTTAGCGAAAGAAGTGGTTGCGATGCTTGGCATTCCGAATATCGGCGTGCTCGGTGCGGAGGCGGACGATTGCATCGGCTCGCTCGTCAAGCAATATCGCGAACATATGCAAATTTCTATTATTACAGGAGACCGCGATTTATTTCAGCTTCTTTCGGAACATGTCACCGTTTATTTGTTGGCAAAAGGCATTGGCAACTATGAGGCGTATACGCTCGAACGCTTTACTCAAGAAAAAGGGATTCAGCCTCATCAGCTTATTGATGTGAAGGCGCTTATGGGGGATGTAAGCGACAATTATCCAGGCGTGCGCGGCATCGGCGAAAAACAAGCATTTAAACTTATTCAACAGTACGGTTCGATTGAAGGAATCTTGGAAAACTTAGCGAACTTAACAAAAGCGCAGCAGCAAAAAATAACCGAACATCTCGACTTGCTTCATTTGTCGCGAAAACTTGCGGCAATTCATTGTGATATTCCGATTCAATTAGAGTTGGAAGAGGCGAAATGGCATGACGAGCGCAAGCGTTTTGCGGAAGTATTAGAAGCGATTATGTAGTAAACAGCTTGTGAGAGGAAGAAGTTATTAAACATATTTTAACCAGCCCCATATAGAGGCAGGACGGCTTTTGCAGTTCTTTTTTATTGCTGGGCATCGTTTTCTATTTTAAAATGGGGAAAAAGCGAAGGGGGACTTCGGATGCAAGGAAAACGAATTGTCTTGTGTGCATCACGGAAGTTAGAAGAGATGACGGCACTTATTGAAAAGCAAGGGGGAATTGCCATCGTTCGTCCTGCGCAAGGGACCGTGTTTGCTAAAGATGAAGCGCTTATTGATGAAATTCGTGATGTCATTTTCCAAAAAAGGATTGGTTTATTTTCACAACTGGTATCGGGGTGGAAGCGCTAGCCGAAGCTGCGGAACGAGGCGGGATGAAAGAACAATGGCTAGAAACAATACAAACAGCAAACGTCGCCGTCCGCGGCTACAAAACGGTAGCGGTGCTAAAAAATTGGCATCCCGATCGTTGCAGAGAGCGATGATGGAACGACGAAAGGGCTACTTCGTTCGCTCGCCTCGTTTCCATTTGCCGGAAAGCAAGTTCGGTTTCTTTTTTCGTTTGCGAAAGAAAAACAAGTGGTCGAGCCGTTATACCTCGCCTTTAACGAACATGTCGTCGCATGTGCAGTCGGCAAAGTGACAGCAGAAGCGCTTTTCGAAGAAGGGGTGACCCGCATTGTCGCCCCAGAGCTCGAACGAATGGGGGCGATGATTGTTACACTCGCAAAATATTTTGCTTCTTCACCTAGCAAGTAACGCTTGCTAGGTTTTTTCTGTTATAATACAAAAAAATATCTGTTATATAAATAAAAAGCTTTCTAAATAAAGGTATTTTTTTGTGTACTACTAATATTTTTTTAATGTTTGATTTTTGTCACATCTTTTTGACGATTTTTTGATTAAAATGTGAAGAAGGGGGATACCCATCTATTCCAGTAGGGGGGATAACATGTCGATTTTACCAAAAAAAAATGAACTCGGGTTTTTTGAAATTCGCTTAGAGTCTATTGGGGGGCTTGGAGCGAATTTAGCTGGAAAAATGCTTGCCGAAGCGGGCGTATTAGGGCTTGGTTTAAACGGTTCTAACTTTTCTTCTTATGGTTCTGAGAAAAAAGGATCGCCAGTAAAAAGTTTTATCCGTTTCTGTGACCGAGACGTAGAAATTCGCGCCCATAGCCCGATTGAAGAACCGCACGTCATCGGCGTTTTCCATGAAGCGCTCTATAAAATGGTCGACGTTGTAAGCGGTTTAGCCCCAGATGGCATTGTGCTAGTCAACTCGACGAGAGACTTTGATGACATTAAGCGTGATTTACGTTTAGAATACGGAACGCTTGCTGTCGTTGATGCGCTCGGCATCGCAGTGGAAGAAAAAACGAAGGTAAATACCGCGATGCTTGGTGCGTTATTCCGCGTCTGTGATTTCCTAGACCCGAAAGCGATGAAACAAGTCATTCGCAAAACGTTTGAAAAAAAATACCCTCACTTAGTAGAATCAAATATTCGTACATTTGAGCGCGGTTATCATGAAGTGCGTTTTAAAACATATGAAGCGCCAGAATCCGCACGTGGCAAAGCGTTTTCTCGCCCAGAGCCGCTTTTGGGCTATGAAACGCAAGAAATTGGCGGCATTATTTCGGCGAACGCCAACAGCATTTTCAAAGATTTAAGCGGCTCGCGCCAAGGTTTTTTGCCAAAATGGGAAGAAGAAAAATGCATTCATTGTGTTGCCTGTGACACCGTTTGCCCAGACCTTTGTTTCGTTTGGGAAGAAGGGGAAGATAAAAAAGGGCGCAAACAAATGTTTTTGTGTGGAATTGATTACCAATATTGCAAAGGCTGCTTGAAATGTGTAGAAGCCTGTCCAACAGCGGCGCTTTCTGTTGAGCGCGAACAAATCGGCTTTGCGGAGCAACATCAAGTGAAACAAACATTCCCATCGGTGACAGGGGGGGCTTATTAATGGCGATGATAGAAGAAAAAGTAACGAAACAAGCAGTGGAGCAAGTAACGACGTTTGAATCGGGAAACGAAATGGCAGCGTTAGCAGCCGCCCAAATTGATTATCATGTGATGGGGTATTTCCCAATTACGCCGTCGACGGAAATTGCGCAGCTACTTGACCAAATGAAAACGCGTGGAGAACACAACATCCAACTCATTGCCGCTGACGGGGAGCACGGTTCGGCTGGTATTTGTTATGGTGCGTCTGTGATGGGGGCACGTGTATTTAACGCGACAAGTGCCAACGGGTTAATGTATATGCTAGAGCAACTGCCAGTGCAATCAGGAACGCGTTTTCCGATGGTCATGAACTTAGTCACTCGTTCCATTAGCGGACCACTAGATATCCGTGGCGACCATTCGGATCTTTATTTTGCGCTGAATACTGGGTGGGTCATTTTGCTCGCTCGCACACCGCAAGCAGTGTATGATATGAACATTATGGCATTGAAAATCGCCGAACATGCAGACGTCCGCCTCCCAGTCATCGTAGCGTACGACGGGTTTTTTACATCGCACCAAAAACGGAAAGTACAATACTTTAAAGACCGTGCAGTTGTTCAAGCATTTGTCGGCGAACGGCCAACGGAATTCCCAAATGCGGCTGACCCGAAAAAACCGATTACGATTGGGGCGCATATGAACGGGGATGATTTAATTAACAACAACTACCAACAATCGGAAGCACTATACCGTGCAGGCGAAGTGTTTAAAAAAGTCGCGCGCGAGTATGCGGAATTATCTGGACGCGAATATCCAGTGCTTGATTTATACAAAATGGATGATGCGGAAGTTGCGCTCTTTTTATTAAATTCTGCGGCGGAAACAGCAAAAGACGTAGTCGATAAATTGCGGGCAAAAGGCGTTAAAGCAGGTGTTATTAGCCCGAATATTATTCGTCCGTTTCCAACGGAAGAAATTCGCCAAGCGCTTAAAAATGTAAAAGCACTTCTCATTGGGGAGCGTGCCGATTCTTACGGAGCACACGGTCCGAACATGACGCATGAAGTAAAATCCGCGCTACAAAGCGACCAAGAAAACAAGACGATCGTCTTAAGTCGCGTGTTCGGTGTTGGCGGGAAAGACTTTTATGCGGATGAAGCCGAAGCGTTTTTCCAACTAGCGATAGAGGCGATGGAAAAAGGCTATGCAGAAAAACCGTTCGACTATTTCGGGCATGTACCAGGAAAACAAGAAAAGAAATTGCAACGTGTCATTGAGCCGATGCATGGGGATGCGTTTAAAACAGGGCTCATTCAAGTAACAGAAGACGAAGAAACGAAACGGTTAAAAGTAAAAGTTCCACCGCTTCGCGCATTAACTGCTAAACCGAAACGAATTGCGCCAGGGCACGGGGCTTGTCCAGGATGCGGCATCTTCCCTGGATTAGAGCTATTCTTTAAAGGGATTGAAGGCGATGTCGTTGTTTTATTCCAAACAGGCTGCGCGTACGTTGTCACAACAGCCTATCCGTACAGTTCCCATAAGCAAACGATGATTCATAACTTGTTCCAGAACGGACCAGCGACGTTGTCTGGGGCAGTTGAAGCATTTTTGGAAATGAAAAAACGTGGCGACATTCAAGTGTCGGACGACGTGACGTTTGTCATGGTTACCGGTGACGGTGGAATGGATATCGGCATGGGGTCTGCCATCGGTACGGCGCTTCGCAACCACAAACTCATTATGCTTGAATACGACAACGAAGGATATATGAACACTGGTTCGCAAATGTCTTATTCGACGCCGATGGGGCATATGACAAGTACAACGGGCGTCGGAAAAACGCAAAAAGGGAAAACGTTCCATCATAAAGATACGGCGCAAATTATGGCGGCGACAAATATTCCGTACGTCTTTACCGCAACGGAAGCGTTCCCGCAAGATTTAATTAAAAAAGCAGCGAAAGCGCAATGGTATGCACAAAACGTCGGAACGGTCTACGGCAAGTTGCTCATTACCTGTCCGTTAAACTGGAAAACAGAAGAGCGGTACGGTGCGAAAATTATGGAAGCAGCCGTCAACTCTTGCTTCTTCCCGCTTTATGAAGTCGAACGCGGCATCACAGCGATTACGTACGACCCAGAAGAGAAAAACAAACGCATTCCATTAAGAGAATGGTTAAAATATATGGGCAAAACAAAACATTTATTAAAAGAAGAAAACCGCGATCTATTGCTTGAGTTCGAACAAGAAGTTGAACGGAGATGGCGTCGGTTAAAAGCAAAGCACGAACATCCGGAACTATAAGAGGCAGGTTCACTGAACCTGCTTTTCTTTTAAAACTGATAATTTCAAAACACATGCCAGTAGTGCTAATGATGAAGGGGAAAAATCAAACCATCTAAGGCTGATAGATAACTCACGAAGAAAATTAAATGATATGCAGTTACTGATGAGTACTAAAAAACAAATTATTCCATGGGGAGCAAATAGTATAGGTATCAATAAACTGCAGGTTAAGCAGGAGCCTGTCTCAAAAGTTAAGGTTGCAATTTTAGATAGTGGTATTAACAGAGAACATGAGGATCTTAAAGGAAAAGTAGTAAAGGAGTTTAATGCAATCAATCCAGGCCAACCTCTGTATGATACATATGGTCACGGAACAGCTATTGCAGGTATTATAGCTGCTAGTGATAACGAGGTTAGCATTCGAGGAGTTTCTCCCAACGTAGAAATATATTCAGTAAAAGTTATGGATGATAAAGGGCGTGGAAATGTTAGAGACGTAGTAAGAGGCATCAAATGGTGCATTGATAATAAAGTACAGGTAATGAATATTAGTTTTGGCATGTCATTGGGTAATCCAGAACTGCGGAAAGCAATTGAAACTGCTATTAAATCTGGCATAATAGTTGTAGCTGCTGCAGGAAATAACTATGGTGGGAAGACAGATTATCCTGCTAATATGACCATTATGCAGCTTATCTAAAAACAAAGGAAGGAGTATATATTGGTAACCCTATCTCTTTGAGTGAAGCAATAAGCAGGTTGAACGGAAAAGATTTCGAAACTAATAACGTTTGGTCAAAATCAAGTGGATTAGCAAAAAAAGTAGCTGAGGAGGCTGGTGGTGGTAGAGAGCCAGTTTTTGACTCACTACATGGATCTTATCCTAAATTTTCACCTCATTTCCACAAATGGAATCGTTCCGGAGGTCATTCATTCTACTCATACTAAAAACGGGGGGATATAATGATTCTGTCATTTAATGATTTTGATGAACTTGAAGCGCATAAAAAATACAAACAATTGAACCTTCCTAAATTGTAACTATTCAGCCACATCATAAAGTGAGCTGAATAGTTACTATAATAGAAGTGGAGGACACTCATTCTATTAATAGGGGGAAAACCACTTGAAAAATAGCTTATTTCAAAAATACCAACGATTAAATATGCCTCATAAGTTTTTAATAACTGAGGTAGACACGATATTAAAAAAGAAATATGAAGCAGTTGAAGTTCCTGTCACTGAGTTTATAGAGTTTAAAAAAGATTCTTTTGTTGATTATTCAACATTTGTGAAAAGCTACTTTATTCAAGATGAGGAAATTTTGAATAGTTTGTATAGTGAGAAGGAGAAGGCGGATATTGATAGAATGAAAAAGTGTATTCAAGAGATGATGGCGACTGGTGAACTTCTTCTGCCGCGACCGAGTGATGAAGATTATGATTTGCAGGTTAGATATATTAATTTTGCAGAAGGAAGACTAATAGCAGTTATTTTAGAAAGTGTAGATAAACAATATGTCAGTGGTTTTCAAATGCAAGGTGCAAGATGTGCGAAATTATATCATGAACTAAAGGTGTTTAAAGGAATTAGCCCAACAGATTGTGTAGAGGGTAACCCTGTGTTGAATGAGTATTTGGAATATTTGGTAAAAGCAGGTTATTTACAGGGGTAAAAAGTGGCCCCTGAATCCGTGATGGGGTGACATCGACGTTGATTTTGTTGCTCGTTTTATGGATGTGTAATCCATCCCCCTCTTTTTTATGCTCAAAACAGATGTCATCTTCACCATCAGAAATGAAACGAATATCTTTTTTGGGTATGTAAACCAAAAAACAAAAAAGGACAGAGAGTTAGGAGGAGTACAGACTTGCGAACAATTGTTTGTTATGCTCCTCCTCTCCATTTTCCTTCCATACAGATTGGGTAGCGTCAAAAAATCTATGAAAGGTGCTCACAAGCTGCCTTTTTGAGGAAAATAAAAGGGATTGTGGGAATGGATTCGCCCTTGACCAACACTCGCCAAAGGAGAGAAACAGTCAGTAAGGGCAAGGACGGGAAAAAAGGCATAGGAAAGCAGCCCTTGCCCTTTCCGTATTTTACCTTTGGCGAGGTTCGGATGGTCAAGGGTTCGCTTCGCCGAATCCGTCCTTAGGACGCTGCTTGTTGTGCCAACACCTCTTGCGCCATGGCGATCAACTTCGCTCAGCGCGCAGGCATATGTGGGAGGCTCTCCAACGCTGGGATGACGACAGGTACTCGTTTTTCTAGGGCACTATGTTGGCGTAAGAAGTTGAAATACGCCACAAAGAGCGTGACAAAGGAAACCGAGCCTTCTTCTGCGCCAAATCCATGAGTGGGTCGGTAGTTGTCTTTAAACGTTCGGTTGAATCGTTCAATGATCGGTTTCAGTGGTCGATATTCCTCGGACACGGGATCCTCATTTGTCAGTCCGATGAATTGGCGGACATCGAAAGAAATTCCGTGTTGGGCGAAAAAGTGCTGTGCTAACAAGTAAATCGGATTGCCATCCACGACGAAAGACAAGTCTTCAGGAATCGACGGTAGCTTTTTGAGGACGTCATCGATCGCACGGATGGCAGAGAATGTATCCCGATTTGGTGAGACCCGATAAGACAGCACGGCTTTTTTCACGGCATCAAACATAAAAAACAAGTAATGCCAGCGCCCTTTGACGCGAATATACGTCTCGTCGCCACAGAAGGAGCCAGACAGCTCGT
It encodes:
- a CDS encoding pyruvate synthase; this translates as MAMIEEKVTKQAVEQVTTFESGNEMAALAAAQIDYHVMGYFPITPSTEIAQLLDQMKTRGEHNIQLIAADGEHGSAGICYGASVMGARVFNATSANGLMYMLEQLPVQSGTRFPMVMNLVTRSISGPLDIRGDHSDLYFALNTGWVILLARTPQAVYDMNIMALKIAEHADVRLPVIVAYDGFFTSHQKRKVQYFKDRAVVQAFVGERPTEFPNAADPKKPITIGAHMNGDDLINNNYQQSEALYRAGEVFKKVAREYAELSGREYPVLDLYKMDDAEVALFLLNSAAETAKDVVDKLRAKGVKAGVISPNIIRPFPTEEIRQALKNVKALLIGERADSYGAHGPNMTHEVKSALQSDQENKTIVLSRVFGVGGKDFYADEAEAFFQLAIEAMEKGYAEKPFDYFGHVPGKQEKKLQRVIEPMHGDAFKTGLIQVTEDEETKRLKVKVPPLRALTAKPKRIAPGHGACPGCGIFPGLELFFKGIEGDVVVLFQTGCAYVVTTAYPYSSHKQTMIHNLFQNGPATLSGAVEAFLEMKKRGDIQVSDDVTFVMVTGDGGMDIGMGSAIGTALRNHKLIMLEYDNEGYMNTGSQMSYSTPMGHMTSTTGVGKTQKGKTFHHKDTAQIMAATNIPYVFTATEAFPQDLIKKAAKAQWYAQNVGTVYGKLLITCPLNWKTEERYGAKIMEAAVNSCFFPLYEVERGITAITYDPEEKNKRIPLREWLKYMGKTKHLLKEENRDLLLEFEQEVERRWRRLKAKHEHPEL
- a CDS encoding electron transfer flavoprotein subunit beta, whose protein sequence is MLHIVACIKQVPDTKIIKMNPKTNTMDRASAPAILNPYDAHAVEEAVRLKKKYGGTVSVLTMGPPPAVKAIKKCIELGADEGYMISDRAFAGADTLATSYALTKALEKIAKQRPIDLIICGKMTIDGDTGQVGPGIARRLNIPPLTGVNKVVEVNKEKGYAIVHRKLEDGYEVVKSQLPCLFTVEKDINDISFAPLPNMIKAARYQPTIWTADDLENVDRKQLGLKGSPTIVSKVWAPPKPEGGKILTGTKEQQVDELLSILLEQKELFS
- a CDS encoding FAD-dependent oxidoreductase produces the protein MPEKFDCIVVGAGPAGTACAYELAKAGVNVLLLERGEYPGAKNVMGGVLYRKMMEDIIPEFYKEAPIERPIVEQRFMMMDKESAVTFSYKGLEWGREPYNNFTVLRAKFDQWFAEKAVEQGALLVCETVAVECIVENGRVVGVRTDRPDGDIYADVVVLADGVNSLLAKQLGFHREWRPDEVALATMEILKLDKNIIEDRFNLEPNQGCTIEIFGDATKGILGTGFLYTNKDTLSIGVGTLLSGLIKHKMKPYDLLEYVKNHPMIRPYIQGSEPVEYLAHLIPEGGYHSIPKVVGNGVLVVGDAAQLVNAIHREGSNMAMTSGRLAAETIIMAKEQNDFSESMLDQYRMKLMESFIGQDLKKYKDATHHFERFPQYFEQYIPMMNRAASQMFTVDGASKWEKQQKIWRDLGSAKQKFKLARDMMKAWKVMK
- a CDS encoding 4Fe-4S ferredoxin; the encoded protein is MEGDEMMKAQTIEEKQYLVRFNADTKSHLHVLDPNICLTKCPDKICTIFCPASVYKWEDIRMHVGYEGCHECGSCRIGCPHENIRWEYPRGGYGIVFRLG
- a CDS encoding electron transfer flavoprotein subunit alpha, which codes for MNFDDYRGIWIYVEVRDGQVAPVSLELLGAGRALADKRKTELAGVLIGRGVKTVAPTLFQYGADVVYVYDDPIFEHYRTEPYMRALLDCCHKHKPEVILYGATPSGKDLASAIATDLPTGLTADTTILDIEEDTGLLLASRPAFGGNIMATILCKKYRPQMATVRPKVMKALPPDPSRTGRVVEEHIELHEEEMRTKVLEIVRETKKARIDEADIIVAGGKGMGSKEGFQLIHQLAEVLGGAVGASRDVVEAGWIDHHHQVGQTGVTVTPKIYFAIGISGAIQHVVGMQNSELIIAINKDPNAPIFQSCHYGIVGDAFEIVPLLIERFKEEIPKIKAAAGEKEGIANA
- a CDS encoding ferredoxin; protein product: MSILPKKNELGFFEIRLESIGGLGANLAGKMLAEAGVLGLGLNGSNFSSYGSEKKGSPVKSFIRFCDRDVEIRAHSPIEEPHVIGVFHEALYKMVDVVSGLAPDGIVLVNSTRDFDDIKRDLRLEYGTLAVVDALGIAVEEKTKVNTAMLGALFRVCDFLDPKAMKQVIRKTFEKKYPHLVESNIRTFERGYHEVRFKTYEAPESARGKAFSRPEPLLGYETQEIGGIISANANSIFKDLSGSRQGFLPKWEEEKCIHCVACDTVCPDLCFVWEEGEDKKGRKQMFLCGIDYQYCKGCLKCVEACPTAALSVEREQIGFAEQHQVKQTFPSVTGGAY
- a CDS encoding flap endonuclease — translated: MERKHLLLIDGMALLFRAFYATAPRWMMNSRGMPTNAVYGVVKQIEAATNVLQPTHVVCCWDMGSTTFRTEWFPDYKANRGEPPHELIPQFDLAKEVVAMLGIPNIGVLGAEADDCIGSLVKQYREHMQISIITGDRDLFQLLSEHVTVYLLAKGIGNYEAYTLERFTQEKGIQPHQLIDVKALMGDVSDNYPGVRGIGEKQAFKLIQQYGSIEGILENLANLTKAQQQKITEHLDLLHLSRKLAAIHCDIPIQLELEEAKWHDERKRFAEVLEAIM